A section of the Myxocyprinus asiaticus isolate MX2 ecotype Aquarium Trade chromosome 22, UBuf_Myxa_2, whole genome shotgun sequence genome encodes:
- the LOC127413132 gene encoding ligand of Numb protein X 2-like, translated as MTEPKTSPPASGVTWARVCKECGQCHEGQDSHLYEYQDEVDDELVCHICLQPLLQPMDTPCGHTYCFQCLSNFLHDQDFCPVDRQRLQLQQCRASSLLVRNLLDKLAVLCPFRSECQQNMQRCELQPHLHNRCPAFKRLREEAERKKRPSWNELKGSKSDGDLTDTKFTPSITRTAQTSETGLVNPAFEEGEDDTPLRSSLVAEATVVELFLEEPEVDLGLRIVGGKDTPLGNIVIQEIVRDSLAGRDGKLAPGDHILEVNDVSFASIPHSRAIAVLRQSCSRLRLTVMQEKGFKPRPEQLAQPSASLLSQLSNPNQNRGTVIQVTLVKRDRSEPLGIKLIRKSEEPGVFILDLLPGGLAAKDGKLRNNDKVLAINGQDLRHGTPESAAQIIQASEMRVNFVVMRLPDLSEEGGEGQIRGARRGPEPQYFKRRSTYMKDPPGGFSSQEKTVSLKKEPRHSLGITIAGGRDCRSRLPVYITSVQPVGCLHRDGTIKTGDVLLSINGIDLTQLTYNEAVTVLKAQAAQNTVTLQVIQTFADKEEKDGESSSTEDMDTLEAPKEDNVNWVPLWTRWLGLPSYMHWCRDIMLMKTNSESWGFSIVGGYEESHGQQPFFIKTIVPGTPAHFDGRLKCGDEIVAVNGVTTVGMNNSSLIPMLKLQKNKVTLTVVSWPGSLV; from the exons ATGACAGAGCCCAAGACGTCTCCACCTGCGAGTGGCGTAACGTGGGCACGGGTGTGCAAGGAATGTGGACAGTGCCATGAAGGTCAGGACAGTCACTTGTATGAATACCAGGATGAGGTGGATGATGAGCTGGTATGCCACATCTGCCTGCAGCCACTGTTGCAGCCCATGGACACGCCGTGCGGCCACACATACTGCTTCCAGTGCCTCAGCAACTTCCTCCATGATCAGGACTTCTGCCCCGTGGATCGCCAGCGGCTTCAGCTGCAGCAATGCCGAGCCTCCAGCCTGCTGGTGCGTAACCTTCTGGACAAACTTGCCGTGCTGTGTCCATTCCGCAGCGAGTGCCAGCAAAACATGCAGCGCTGTGAATTGCAGCCCCATCTGCACAACAG ATGTCCTGCATTTAAACGGCTCAGGGAGGaggcagagagaaagaaaagaccCTCCTGGAATGAGTTAAAGGGAAGCAAATCAGATGGAGACTTGACTGATACAAAATTCACCCCATCAATAACACGCACAGCTCAAACCAGTGAAACTGGCCTGGTCAATCCTGCCTTTGAGGAGGGTGAAGATG ACACCCCTCTGAGGTCCAGTCTCGTAGCAGAGGCGACTGTGGTGGAGCTGTTTCTGGAAGAGCCAGAGGTGGATTTAGGATTGCGTATAGTGGGAGGAAAGGACACACCTTTGGGCAACATTGTCATACAGGAGATTGTGCGTGATTCACTGGCTGGTAGGGATGGCAAGCTGGCCCCAGGAGATCACATTCTAGAG GTGAATGATGTCAGTTTTGCATCCATCCCCCACAGTCGTGCCATCGCTGTGCTTCGGCAGTCATGTTCCCGTCTCAGGCTAACCGTTATGCAGGAAAAGGGCTTCAAGCCCCGCCCGGAACAACTTGCGCAACCATCAGCCTCTCTTCTATCACAGCTGTCCAATCCCAACCAGAACCGTGGCACTGTCATTCAGGTCACCTTGGTGAAGCGCGATCGCTCTGAGCCACTGGGCATCAAACTCATCCGGAAGTCTGAGGAGCCAGGAGTCTTTATCCTGGACCTTTTGCCTGGAGGCCTGGCTGCCAAAGATGGGAAACTGCGGAATAATGACAAAGTGCTGGCCATCAACGGACAGGACTTGAGACATGGCACCCCAGAGAGCGCAGCTCAGATCATACAG GCAAGTGAAATGCGGGTGAACTTCGTAGTAATGAGGCTTCCTGATCTCTCTGAGGAGGGGGGTGAGGGACAAATCAGAGGGGCCAGGAGGGGCCCTGAACCGCAGTACTTCAAGCGACGCTCCACATATATGAAG GACCCTCCAGGTGGGTTCTCCAGTCAGGAGAAGACAGTGAGTCTGAAGAAGGAACCTCGACACTCTCTGGGCATCACCATTGCAGGCGGGAGAGACTGTCGCAGCCGTTTGCCCGTCTACATCACTAGTGTACAGCCAGTGGGCTGCCTGCACAGAGACGGCACCATCAAAACAG GTGATGTACTGCTGAGCATAAATGGTATTGACCTGACCCAGCTGACCTACAATGAGGCAGTGACTGTGCTAAAGGCTCAGGCTGCTCAGAACACAGTAACATTACAAGTCATCCAAACCTTTGCTGACAAGGAGGAAAAGGATGGAGAATCTAGCAGTACAGAAGACATGGACACACTGGAGGCCCCCAAAGAGGACAATGTTAACTGGGTTCCTCTCTGGACCCGCTGGCTTGGCCTACCCAG CTACATGCACTGGTGTCGAGATATTATGCTGATGAAGACCAACAGTGAGAGTTGGGGCTTCAGTATCGTCGGGGGTTATGAGGAGAGCCACGGCCAGCAGCCCTTCTTCATTAAGACCATTGTGCCTGGAACCCCAGCCCACTTTGATGGACGCCTCAA GTGCGGTGATGAGATTGTGGCTGTGAATGGAGTCACTACAGTTGGCATGAATAACTCCTCCTTGATCCCAATGCTGAAGCTGCAGAAGAACAAAGTCACATTGACTGTGGTGTCCTGGCCTGGCAGCCTGGTTTAA